From Gemmatimonadales bacterium, a single genomic window includes:
- a CDS encoding carboxypeptidase regulatory-like domain-containing protein, whose amino-acid sequence MPRDLVRLLIGIVMCMTLAGAAGPLAAQAGTLHGTIADSTGGALASASVTVEGTGLAAVSGGTGEYKITGVPAGPHTVYVRLIGYRA is encoded by the coding sequence GTGCCCCGAGACCTGGTTCGACTGCTCATCGGTATCGTTATGTGTATGACGCTGGCCGGCGCGGCGGGCCCACTTGCCGCGCAGGCGGGAACCCTGCACGGCACCATCGCCGACAGCACCGGTGGGGCCCTGGCCAGCGCCTCGGTGACCGTGGAAGGCACCGGCCTCGCCGCCGTGAGCGGCGGCACGGGCGAATACAAGATTACCGGCGTCCCCGCGGGTCCTCATACGGTCTACGTCCGGCTCATCGGCTATCGGGCT